Proteins found in one Populus alba chromosome 14, ASM523922v2, whole genome shotgun sequence genomic segment:
- the LOC118041307 gene encoding uncharacterized protein — protein sequence MQRERQGRNDLFAEGDPFGNFSRFGMMPSLFGGRDPFDDPFFTRPFGSMMEPGMSDPPSSTSREVSQTDRAKALVIEELSSDDEGEKEDVQTGDEKNDYQKHIGSNKEPSVEHPDDYADERENKTVNCRSDYNRPEGTEPRVRSSSFMNCKVTYGGIDGAYYTSTRTRRTGGDGVVVEESKEADKTTGQATHRISRGINDKGHSVTRKLNSDGKVDTTQTLHNLNEDELTGFEETWKLKGQLPTGWSDHFDMHGNRGSRGSEQKGKGSWRVWALPSTRQARNAGGMESAPEPGTNALGGRTKKVVRINIE from the exons ATGCAGAGGGAAAGGCAAGGTAGAAATGATTTATTTGCTGAAGGTGATCCTTTTGGGAATTTCTCCCGATTTGGCATGATGCCGAGCCTATTTGGAGGGAGGGATCCGTTTGATGACCCGTTCTTCACTCGCCCATTTGGTAGCATGATGGAGCCTGGCATGTCTGATCCTCCAAGTTCTACTAGCAGGGAGGTATCGCAGACCGATAGAGCAAAGGCTTTAGTTATAGAAGAATTATCATCTGACGACGAGGGTGAAAAAGAAGATGTGCAAACCGGGGACGAGAAGAATGACTATCAAAAGCACATTGGTTCAAACAAAGAGCCATCTGTTGAGCATCCTGATGATTATGCTGATG AGAGGGAAAACAAGACTGTGAATTGTAGGAGTGATTATAACCGGCCTGAAGGAACAGAGCCACGGGTCCGCAGTTCCAGTTTTATGAATTGCAAGGTCACATATGGGGGTATAGATGGAGCATATTATACTTCAACTAGGACCAGAAGGACAGGCGGTGATGGA GTGGTGGTTGAGGAGAGCAAAGAAGCAGATAAAACAACTGGTCAAGCAACGCATAGGATCTCGAGAGGAATAAACGATAAG GGCCATTCTGTTACAAGGAAGCTTAATTCGGATGGCAAGGTGGACACAACACAAACTTTACACAACTTGAATGAag ATGAACTTACTGGTTTTGAAGAAACATGGAAGCTTAAAGGACAGTTGCCAACTGGCTGGAgtgatcattttgatatgcatGGCAATAGAG GTTCTAGAGGCAGTGAGCAGAAGGGCAAGGGATCCTGGAGAGTTTGGGCACTTCCATCCACAAGGCAAGCCCGGAATGCTGGAGGAATGGAATCAGCCCCAGAGCCTGGCACAAATGCTTTAGGAGGAAGAACCAAAAAAGTTGTTAGGATCAACATAGAATAA
- the LOC118041305 gene encoding protein transport Sec1a-like, with translation MSVSDSESSSSHGGEYKFFRQITRDRLLFEMLGSTRTGDSKSTWKVLIMDKVTVKVMSHSCKMSDITDQGISLVEDLFRRREPMTSMDAIYFIQPSKENVVMFLSDMSGREPLYKKAYVFFSSSVPKELVNHIKCDTSVLPRIGALREAFITDHEGALGELYGKNVENSRRFDACLNTMATRIATVFASLNELPFVRYRAAKATDDSTATFRDSIPAKLAAGVWNNLLKYKCIPNFPQTETCELLILDRSIDQIAPVIHEWTYDAMCHDLLEMDGNKYVVELPSKTGGSPEKKEVLLEDQDLVWRELRHAHIADASERLHDKMTNFVSKNKAAQMQQSARDGSEISTRDLQKIVQALPKYNEQVEKLTLHIEIAGKINSVIRELGLRDLGQLEQDLVFGDAGAKDVISFLRTKQDASPENKLRLLMIYACVYPEKFEGDKASKLMQLARLSNEDMKVVNNMKLLGGSSETKKTSGGFSLKFDNQKTKQAARKDRTDEEETWQLFRFYPVLEELLEKLSKRELPNNEYSCMNDPSSTDQEKTKRGSVRKSHASPAPAVPERKAPAQSMRSRRTATWARTSNSDDGYSSDSVLKSAAREFKKMGQRIFVFIIGGATRSELRACHKLTTKLGREIVLGCSSLDDPPQYITKLKLLSETEISTEVLRF, from the exons ATGTCAGTCTCCGATTCCGAAtcatcttcttctcatggcGGAGAGTATAAATTCTTCCGTCAAATCACCCGTGATC GATTATTGTTTGAAATGCTTGGATCAACAAGAACAGGAGATTCAAAATCCACCTGGAAG GTACTTATTATGGATAAAGTTACAGTGAAAGTCATGTCTCACTCTTGTAAAATGTCAGATATTACGGACCAAGGAATTTCAT TGGTGGAAGATCTTTTCAGGAGGAGGGAACCTATGACTTCTATGGATGCTATATATTTCATCCAGCCATCgaaagaaaa TGTTGTCATGTTCTTGTCTGACATGTCTGGGAGGGAGCCTTTATACAAGAA AGCATATGTATTTTTTAGCTCATCTGTCCCAAAAGAATTGGTTAATCACATCAAGTGTGATACAAGTGTGTTGCCCCGAATAGGTGCTTTGAGAGAG GCTTTTATTACCGATCACGAAGGAGCACTGGGGGAACTCTATGGTAAAAATGTTGAGAACTCTCGCAGATTTGATGCATGTTTGAATACAATGGCAACTCGAATTGCAACAGTTTTTGCTTCATTGAAC GAACTACCTTTTGTACGGTATCGTGCTGCCAAAGCTACAGATGATTCCACAGCAACATTTCGTGATTCAATTCCAGCAAAGCTTGCTGCTGGTGTTTGGAAcaatcttttaaaatacaagtgCATTCCCAACTTTCCACAAACTGAGACATGCGAGTTGCTTATCCTGGATAGATCTATTGACCAg ATTGCTCCGGTCATACATGAATGGACTTATGATGCTATGTGCCACGATTTACTGGAAATGGATGGAAATAAATATGTTGTTGAG CTCCCTAGCAAAACAGGTGGCAGTCCTGAGAAAAAGGAGGTTCTTCTAGAAGACCAGGATCTAGTTTGGCGTGAGCTTCGCCATGCACATATAGCAGAT GCTAGTGAACGCTTGCATGACAAGATGACCAACTTTGTGTCCAAGAACAAAGCTGCTCAAATGCAACAGAGTGCAAG AGATGGTAGTGAAATATCGACACGAGATTTGCAGAAAATTGTTCAAGCTTTGCCGAAATACAATGAACAAGTTGAGAAACTAACACTTCACATTGAG ATTGCTGGAAAAATTAACAGCGTTATCAGAGAATTGGGACTTCGGGATCTTGGGCAACTGGAGCAGGATCTTGTTTTTGGGGATGCAGGAGCTAAGGATGTTATCAGCTTTCTAAGGACGAAGCAG GATGCATCTCCTGAAAATAAGCTGCGTTTGTTGATGATCTATGCATGTGTGTATCCTGAGAAATTTGAGGGTGACAAAGCTTCAAAGTTAATGCAG CTGGCCAGGTTATCAAATGAGGATATGAAGGTTGTTAATAATATGAAATTGCTTGGGGGTTCATCTGAGACCAAAAAGACATCAGGTGGTTTCTCTCTCAAGTTTGATAACCAGAAG ACAAAGCAAGCAGCTAGAAAGGACCGAACTGATGAGGAAGAAACGTGGCAACTCTTCCGATTTTATCCTGTGCTGGAG GAGCTCCTTGAAAAACTCAGCAAACGTGAATTGCCAAACAATGAGTATTCGTGCATGAATGATCCAAGTTCAACTGAccaagagaaaacaaagagaggaTCAGTACGGAAGAGTCATGCTTCACCTGCTCCAGCTGTTCCAGAAAGAAAAGCTCCTGCACAATCAATGAGATCAAGAAGAACTGCAACTTGGGCACGAACTAGTAATTCTGATGATGGATATTCAAG TGATTCAGTCTTGAAGAGCGCCGCAAGAGAGTTCAAGAAAATGGGACAgcgtatttttgttttcatcattGGTGGTGCAACTCGTTCAGAG
- the LOC118041309 gene encoding uncharacterized protein codes for MKLVWTPDTALKAYVCTVQTCENFMESSVAELLSAMAAGWNAKLIVESWSKGGPIATSIGLAVAAHHTCGRHVCVVPDEGSRSEYVKTMHVAGMLETEVLVGEVEEVMAGLVGVDFLVVDCKRRDFVRVLRLAKLSPKGAVLACKNAFQKSASGFRWHGALARGTRVVKTVFLPVGQGLDMAHIGSHSGSESSKRGPSRWIRHIDQKSGEEHVFRG; via the exons ATGAAGCTGGTTTGGACCCCGGATACAGCTTTAAAAGCCTATGTTTGTACTGTACAAACA tGTGAGAATTTTATGGAATCCAGTGTAGCGGAGCTCCTCTCAGCCATGGCGGCCGGTTGGAACGCCAAGCTAATAGTTGAATCTTGGTCCAAGGGTGGCCCGATAGCGACGAGCATCGGCCTAGCCGTGGCGGCTCATCACACGTGTGGAAGACATGTTTGTGTGGTACCTGATGAAGGGTCAAGATCCGAGTACGTGAAAACCATGCATGTTGCCGGCATGTTGGAGACGGAGGTTCTGGTTGGAGAAGTGGAAGAGGTGATGGCAGGGCTTGTTGGGGTGGATTTTTTGGTGGTGGATTGTAAACGGAGGGATTTTGTTAGGGTTTTAAGGCTAGCTAAGTTGAGCCCTAAAGGTGCTGTCTTGGCATGCAAGAATGCCTTTCAAAAGTCTGCTTCCGGGTTTAGATGGCACGGGGCGCTTGCGAGGGGGACACGTGTAGTTAAGACTGTGTTTTTGCCAGTTGGACAAGGATTGGACATGGCTCATATAGGGAGTCATAGTGGGAGTGAGAGCTCCAAGAGGGGTCCTAGCCGTTGGATCAGGCATATCGATCAAAAGTCAGGTGAGGAGCATGTGTTCCGTGGATAA
- the LOC118041306 gene encoding probable protein S-acyltransferase 14: MHRSRAVMAWNVFKFCTALRGLGSIMILLVLGVVGVTYYAVVLNNYGPALYDGGIDSLISLAVLIPFHSLLVMLLWSYFSVVLTDPGSVPPNWRPAIDEERGEADPLNGSEFSGVQSDQSNQRIRYCRKCNQLKPPRCHHCSVCGRCVLKMDHHCVWVVNCVGALNYKYFLLFLFYTFLETSLVTLSLSPHFIAFFSDGEIPGTPGTLATTFLAFVLNLAFALSVLGFLIMHISLVSANTTTIEAYEKKTTPKWRYDLGRKKNFEQVFGADKRYWFIPTYSDDDLRRMPALQGLEYPSKPDFDSQEF, from the exons ATGCATAGATCCAGAGCTGTTATGGCTTGGAATGTGTTCAAATTTTGTACGGCCTTAAGGGGTTTAGGATCGATCATGATCTTGTTGGTGCTTGGCGTTGTTGGTGTAACATATTATGCTGTTGTTTTGAATAATTATGGCCCTGCTTTGTATGATGGTGGCATtgattctctcatttctcttgcTGTCCTGATCCCATTCCATTCTCTG TTAGTGATGCTACTGTGGAGTTACTTTTCTGTTGTTTTAACTGATCCGGGCAGCGTGCCTCCTAATTGGAGGCCTGCTATTGATGAGGAAAGAGGGGAGGCTGACCCGTTGAATGGATCAGAATTTAGTGGAGTGCAGTCTGACCAATCAAATCAAAGAATCCGATATTGCCGGAAGTGCAACCAGCTGAAACCACCTCGTTGCCATCATTGTTCTGTTT GTGGGAGGTGTGTACTAAAGATGGACCATCATTGCGTGTGGGTTGTAAATTGTGTTGGGGCCTTGAATTAtaagtattttcttttatttttg TTCTACACATTTCTTGAGACAAGTCTTGTAACTTTATCTCTTTCACCACACTTTATAGCATTCTTTAGTGATGGAGAAATTCCTGGGACTCCAGGCACCCTTGCAACCACATTTCTTGCCTTTG TCTTAAATCTGGCGTTTGCATTGAGTGTTCTGGGATTTCTGATCATGCACATATCGCTTGTGTCTGCTAATACTACAACTATTGAG GCATATGAGAAGAAGACCACCCCAAAATGGCGCTATGACCTTGGTCGAAAGAAGAATTTTGAGCAG GTGTTTGGGGCAGATAAGCGATACTGGTTCATTCCGACTTATTCAGACGATGATTTACGGCGAATGCCTGCACTTCAGGGTCTTGAATATCCATCAAAACCCGACTTTGATTCCCAGGAATTCTAG
- the LOC118041308 gene encoding uncharacterized protein → MASWSAENATKAYFYALKMGKRDKELDASEFISALAAGNSAKLMVIASASIDESTTLSLVAAAHQTGGHVVCILPTKSNLSASKNALGPYADCVRFVMGDAKTLLPKDYKGADFVLVDCDLDDCKEVLRASQQCSRHGKGLVVGYNAFHKGSSWSCEFKTRFLPIGEGLLVTGKDSAGKGAGGGHGHVHGKRSKWVTKVDKCTGEEHVYRITSPRQEIEA, encoded by the exons atggctAGTTGGTCAGCTGAAAATGCCACGAAAGCTTATTTCTACGCCTTGAAGATG ggtaAAAGAGACAAGGAGCTTGATGCATCTGAGTTCATATCAGCCCTTGCTGCAGGGAACAGTGCAAAACTCATGGTGATAGCGTCAGCCAGCATTGATGAATCCACCACACTGTCACTTGTAGCAGCTGCACATCAAACAGGTGGCCATGTAGTCTGTATTTTACCTACAAAATCCAACCTTAGTGCATCAAAAAATGCTCTGGGACCTTATGCAGATTGTGTCAGGTTTGTCATGGGAGATGCCAAGACCCTATTACCAAAGGACTACAAAGGGGCGGATTTTGTACTTGTGGATTGTGATCTTGATGATTGTAAGGAGGTTCTTAGAGCTTCACAGCAGTGTTCAAGACATGGAAAGGGGCTTGTAGTAGGGTATAACGCCTTTCATAAGGGATCGTCATGGTCTTGTGAGTTTAAGACTCGGTTTTTACCCATTGGGGAGGGGCTGCTTGTTACCGGAAAAGACTCAGCTGGCAAGGGTGCTGGTGGCGGACATGGACATGTGCATGGAAAAAGAAGTAAATGGGTCACTAAGGTTGACAAGTGCACCGGAGAAGAGCATGTTTATAGGATCACTTCCCCACGGCAAGAGATTGAAGCTTGA